The Canis lupus baileyi chromosome Y unlocalized genomic scaffold, mCanLup2.hap1 SUPER_Y_unloc_5, whole genome shotgun sequence genome window below encodes:
- the LOC140629713 gene encoding serine protease 53-like isoform X4, with product MMRSPLCFYQFWGLFFHCCGATFITKETSLMPGFQSGTKSNQPEQDHTNYSELNISLAECHLGVIWKETIQDFWLFKTAVISHETTECGLRPGLAPHCPNCWEAEVGEFPWMVSVQLSFSHFCAGSILNEQWILTTARCANFIKNSEALALVQVGLVDLQEPAQAQTVGIHRAMPYLGPKGPLGPGLIFLKQPLHFQPLVLPICLKENVEQEKSIQLYDCWLPSWSLMRGSPGILQKRHLSILQVSTCAQFWPKLNEFTFCVEAKKAMGEAGCKGDLGAPLVCHLHQKDTWVQVGILSHFDEHCTKPYVFSQVSPFLFWLQGVTRPSHAPWSQQGAMTTSASISLSVSTSTNISAFTPTPASIRPQFISLPQPQTLADRISLQYAMPWQAMIISCGSEICSGSIVSSSWVLTAAHCVRNMNPEDTAVIMGLRHPGVPLRVVKVSNILLHERFRMVSGAARNDLALLLLQEVQTPIQLLAPLGHLKNLNSSECWLSGPRVLKPGETDESPEMLQMQVMGASSCAHLYPDIGSSIVCFITQEKISDKNVEPVTPGSAVMCRPISGNGSWRQIGITSLKALATIVSPHFSWILSTSAKAGHPLNQALMPWAEKPKSSSLYEETTTLQFSLLMIITVQSLL from the exons CCACATTTATAACAAAAGAGACTTCTCTGATGCCTGGATTTCAATCTGGAACCAAGTCTAATCAGCCTGAACAAGATCATACCAACTATTCAGAACTCAATATTTCTTTGGCTGAGTGTCACCTGGGTGTGATCTGGAAAGAGACTATCCAGGATTTCTGGCTCTTCAAGACAGCTGTTATTTCTCATGAAACCACAG AGTGTGGATTACGACCTGGCCTTGCTCCCCACTGTCCAAACTGTTGGGAAGCAGAAGTGGGTGAATTTCCCTGGATGGTTTCTGTGCAACTCTCTTTCTCCCATTTCTGTGCTGGCTCTATACTGAATGAACAGTGGATCCTTACCACAGCTAGATGTGCAAATTTCAT AAAAAACTCAGAAGCACTAGCCCTGGTCCAAGTGGGGCTTGTTGATCTTCAAGAGCCTGCTCAAGCTCAAACTGTAGGCATTCACCGTGCCATGCCCTACCTAGGTCCCAAGGGACCTCTAGGCCCTGGGCTAATCTTCCTGAAGCAGCCACTACACTTTCAACCATTGGTGCTTCCTATCTGCCTGAAGGAGAATGTGGAGCAAGAGAAAAGTATACAGCTTTATGACTGCTGGCTACCCAGTTGGTCCCTCATGAGAG GAAGTCCTGGGATTCTGCAAAAAAGGCACCTAAGTATACTGCAAGTCAGCACATGTGCCCAGTTTTGGCCCAAGCTGAATGAATTCACTTTCTGTGTGGAAGCCAAGAAAGCTATGGGGGAGGCTGGCTGTAAG GGTGACTTAGGGGCACCTCTGGTATGCCATCTACATCAAAAGGATACATGGGTACAGGTGGGAATTTTGAGTCACTTCGATGAACATTGCACAAAGCCCTACGTCTTCAGTCAAGTGAGCCCTTTCCTTTTTTGGCTTCAGGGAGTTACACGGCCCAGCCATGCACCATGGTCCCAGCAAGGGGCCATGACTACTTCTGCTTCCATCTCCCTTTCAGTCTCCACTTCTACGAACATCTCGGCTTTTACTCCCACTCCTGCTTCTATTCGGCCACAGTTCATCTCTCTGCCACAGCCTCAGA CTTTGGCAGATCGAATTTCTCTACAATATGCCATGCCTTGGCAGGCCATGATAATCAGTTGTGGCAGTGAAATTTGCAGTGGTTCCATTGTTAGCAGCTCTTGGGTTCTCACTGCTGCTCATTGTGTCAGGAACAT GAATCCTGAAGACACTGCTGTAATAATGGGCCTAAGGCATCCTGGTGTACCTCTGAGAGTTGTTAAGGTGTCTAACATTCTACTGCATGAGAGATTTCGGATGGTGAGTGGGGCAGCAAGAAATGATCTAGCACTGCTGCTCCTTCAAGAGGTCCAGACTCCCATTCAGCTTTTAGCACCATTGGGACATCTAAAGAACTTGAATAGCTCAGAATGTTGGCTTTCTGGGCCAAGAGTTCTCAAACCAG GAGAGACAGATGAGAGTCCAGAAATGTTACAGATGCAGGTAATGGGAGCTTCAAGCTGTGCCCACCTCTATCCTGACATTGGCAGTTCTATTGTCTGCTTCATTACTCAGGAGAAAATCTCTGATAAAAATGTG GAACCAGTGACTCCAGGCAGTGCTGTTATGTGTAGACCAATATCTGGAAATGGCAGCTGGAGACAGATAGGCATCACCAGTCTAAAGGCACTTGCTACCATTGTCAGCCCACACTTCTCCTGGATATTATCCACATCAGCAAAAGCAGGTCATCCCCTAAACCAGGCCCTCATGCCTTGGGCAGAGAAGCCAAAGTCATCTAGTCTTTATGAAGAGACAACAACACtacaattttctttattaatgatTATTACAGTCCAGAGTCTGTTGTAA